Proteins from a genomic interval of Quercus robur chromosome 9, dhQueRobu3.1, whole genome shotgun sequence:
- the LOC126701259 gene encoding probable disease resistance protein At4g27220: MEMLGSILELGKMIMVPIREFYNYNREFGENLKNLKRKRKELECGRLDIESRLGAELFPGKRPKQAVQLWLQNVETIDGEMEAIEQEASTRKYSRVHIGKLACKKIQEVEELIDQRGRFVDSLVVDPPVSRGAVLPTTTLVGESTAKRTMEKIWEHLVGEDIRKIGVYGMGGIGKTTVMKQINNFLLKETDKFNYIIWVTVSKAFNVINLQNEIACKLNLDLSKFEDETTRAGELKLELESRDRYVLILDDMWEAFRLEDVGIPEPTSANGCKLVLTTRDVEVCNKMSCEKIKMELLSKEESWNLFLDTVGRDILNTPNFEAIVKEVVKECNDLPLAIITIAGSLKNVVHASEWRNALEELRTSIKGPNNIDSAIFERLRFSYKRLKDEKLQHCLLYCALYPEDYKIDRYELIQHLIDEGVIPRMKSRQVEIDKGHTMLNKLINACLLEGGSYNIFSNNVYFVKMHDLIRDMALQIAGPKFIVEARKGLQDFPDEEKWGKDLVKVSLMDNYISKVPYISQRCPKLSTLLLQNNFFLRSIPDSFFVHFHELNVLDLSDTSIVSLPNSVSDLENLAALRLKWCKNLKHVPSLAKLTALRRLDLTGSGIEEIPHGLEMLVNLRFLCLDDARYLKKFPPGILPKMSQLQYLKFDWFSKTLKVNGEEVVSLKKLEHFEGQFYGVNDFNTYVRSLEGGGPSHYALFVGEVRTGDLFGKWMVEGKTVILNDCNISLLPTDIQTLRINKCHNLRSSCNAPSLKYARELKSMYIWECEEINDILSYSYIFPLQSLEVVELQHLNNLQVLFKEERVASIPAVQPGTFSCLKIFTLSECPNIKKLFTSALLLNLGNLEEISVACCEQLEEIVAAASDGVEEKAKEIEEGVDISIFPRLRKLLLWFLPELKTICSSNNVIAGDYLEEISIKKCPKLKRLPLSMRLIKGQLSPLPSLRYIETEEEWWELLEWDHHDMKNVLKPFCRPSVMLKNIQMEISSESCCRFLPEI; this comes from the exons ATGGAAATGTTAGGTTCAATTCTTGAACTTGGAAAAATGATAATGGTTCCTATTAGGgaattttacaattataataGAGAATTTGGTGAAAATCTGAAGAATCTCAAGAGGAAACGGAAAGAATTAGAATGTGGGAGGTTGGACATAGAATCAAGATTGGGGGCAGAACTTTTTCCGGGAAAGAGACCAAAGCAAGCTGTTCAACTTTGGCTCCAAAATGTAGAAACAATTGATGGGGAAATGGAAGCAATTGAACAAGAAGCTAGCACAAGGAAGTATTCTCGTGTGCACATAGGAAAACTTGCTTGCAAGAAGATACAAGAAGTGGAGGAATTGATTGATCAAAGAGGCAGGTTTGTTGATAGTTTGGTAGTTGATCCACCTGTAAGCCGTGGAGCTGTATTGCCAACTACAACATTAGTGGGAGAGAGTACAGCCAAAAGAACAATGGAAAAGATTTGGGAACACTTAGTAGGTGAAGATATTAGAAAGATCGGTGTTTATGGTATGGGAGGAATTGGTAAAACGACTGTCATGAAACAAATcaataattttctattaaaagaaACGGACAAGTTCAATTACATCATTTGGGTTACCGTGTCAAAGGCATTCAATGTTATCAACCTACAAAATGAAATTGCATGCAAGTTGAATTTAGATCTTTCAAAGTTTGAGGATGAAACAACAAGGGCAGGAGAGTTAAAATTAGAATTGGAAAGTAGGGATAGGTATGTCTTAATCCTAGATGATATGTGGGAAGCATTTCGTCTTGAAGATGTAGGGATCCCAGAACCTACTTCAGCAAATGGATGCAAATTAGTGTTGACGACTCGAGATGTTGAAGTTTGTAACAAAATGAGttgtgagaaaattaaaatggagCTTCTTTCGAAAGAAGAGTCATGGAATTTGTTTTTGGATACAGTGGGTCGTGATATTTTAAATACTCCCAATTTTGAAGCAATTGTGAAAGAGGTTGTTAAAGAATGTAACGATTTGCCTCTTGCAATCATTACGATAGcaggaagtttaaaaaatgttgttCATGCTTCAGAGTGGAGGAATGCATTGGAAGAGTTGAGGACATCAATAAAGGGGCCTAATAATATAGATAGTGCAATATTTGAGAGGCTTCGATTTAGTTATAAACGCTTAAAAGATGAGAAACTTCAACATTGTCTTTTGTATTGTGCACTATACCCAGAAGACTACAAGATTGATAGATACGAGTTGATacaacatttgattgatgaggGAGTAATACCAAGAATGAAGAGCAGGCAAGTAGAGATTGATAAGGGTCATACCATGTTGAATAAACTTATAAATGCTTGCCTGTTAGAAGGTGGATCCTACAATATCTTTTCTAATAATGTGTATTTTGTGAAGATGCATGATCTAATAAGAGACATGGCCCTCCAGATTGCTGGTCCTAAGTTCATTGTCGAAGCTCGGAAGGGATTACAAGATTTTCCAGATGAAGAAAAATGGGGAAAAGATCTTGTAAAGGTTTCTTTGATGGACAACTATATATCAAAAGTTCCTTATATATCACAAAGGTGTCCTAAACTTTCAACCTTGCTGctacaaaataatttctttttgagaagtatCCCAGATTCTTTTTTTGTGCATTTTCATGAACTTAATGTTCTTGATTTATCTGATACTAGCATTGTGTCTTTGCCGAATTCAGTTTCTGATTTGGAGAATCTTGCTGCATTAAGGCTTAAGTGGTGTAAAAATTTAAAGCACGTGCCTTCATTAGCAAAACTTACAGCATTAAGGAGGTTGGATCTTACAGGATCAGGAATTGAAGAAATACCTCATGGTTTGGAAATGTTGGTCAATTTGAGATTTCTTTGTCTTGATGATGCACGCTATCTAAAGAAGTTTCCACCAGGGATTTTACCCAAAATGTCTCAACTCCAGTACCTCAAATTTGATTGGTTCTCAAAAACTTTAAAAGTGAATGGAGAGGAGGTTGTAAGCTTGAAGAAATTAGAGCATTTTGAAGGCCAATTTTATGGCGTAAATGACTTCAATACATATGTAAGATCCTTGGAGGGGGGAGGACCAAGCCATTATGCATTGTTCGTGGGAGAAGTAAGGACAGGTGACCTTTTTGGAAAATGGATGGTCGAGGGAAAAACTGTAATCTTAAACGATTGCAATATAAGTCTGCTCCCGACAGACATTCAAACTCTAAGAATTAATAAATGTCACAATTTAAGAAGTTCATGCAATGCTCCATCTTTGAAATACGCAAGAGAACTGAAGTCTATGTATATTTGGGAATGTGAAGAAATAAATGACATTCTTTCTTATTCTTACATCTTTCCTCTTCAGAGCCTCGAGGTTGTAGAACTTCAACATTTGAATAACCTACAAGTACTGTTTAAGGAAGAGAGAGTTGCATCAATACCGGCTGTCCAACCCGGGACCTTTTCCTGTCTCAAAATATTTACATTATCTGAATGTCCAAATATAAAGAAGCTCTTCACGTCTGCGCTGCTGCTAAACCTTGGCAACTTGGAAGAGATTAGTGTTGCATGCTGTGAGCAATTAGAGGAAATAGTAGCTGCAGCATCTGATGGAGTtgaagaaaaagcaaaagaaatagAGGAAGGAGTGGACATATCCATATTCCCCCGATTGAGGAAATTGTTATTATGGTTTCTACCAGAACTGAAGACCATCTGCAGTAGCAATAATGTAATAGCTGGTGATTATCTGGAAGAAATTTCGATAAAAAAGTGTCCGAAGCTTAAGAGATTACCTCTTTCAATGCGCCTTATTAAAGGACAGCTATCTCCTCTCCCTTCTTTAAGATACATTGAAACAGAGGAAGAATGGTGGGAATTGCTGGAATGGGACCATCATGATATGAAAAATGTCCTTAAACCCTTCTGTCGACCGTCAGTTATGTTAAAGAATATCCAAATGG AGATTAGTTCTGAAAGCTGCTGTCGATTTTTGCCAGAAATTTGA